The Sebastes umbrosus isolate fSebUmb1 chromosome 1, fSebUmb1.pri, whole genome shotgun sequence genome includes the window TTCTAAACCAGACCGACTGCCTGACTGCATGGCTCACCTTCTCAGCGTGCACCTCTATCAGGTTGTTGGAAGATGTGATGATAACATCCTCTGGAGAAAATTCACTCACATCGACTGTGAACTGGAATATGTCTCCAACGAGCTGGATCTTCCCCGTAGGACACGAGTGGCCTGAAACAGAAATCATTCACAGCCTGTAAATCTTGATGATGACTACATGACACAAACTGAAAGGCCGGCAGTCATCAGGTTTCTAaaattcactgattttattttatttaaaatcagGTAAAACATGCTATATAAAATCAGTTCTTTGTTTATCTGACCTGTAAACTTGCTGTCTCTACAGGTCTGCTGAGGTGATCCTGAATCTTCAGAGGAAATACCTCGACCTTTCTCCATACAGGCTCAGGAAGTGTCTCTATCTGTATCTCCGGTAAGAGGTCATTCTAATCTCCCTTGTGTCACTATATATGAGTCTTTTATAGTCTACCGAGAGccactgcgtgtgtgtgtgtgtgtgtgtgtgtgtgtgtgtgtgtgtctgcgtgtgtgtgtggtcggTGCCTGAATGATTCAGCTGCACTGGAACATGACACGGTTTGTAGATATTCAATGTGTCAGAACGGTTGTTGAACTGTTGTCCAAGAGGTCCTAAATTTCTAGCCGCACCCCAGACCTGGAGCCTATGAGTCTTTGTGTAGGTGTGTGAAAGGGTGTGGAGCTGTTTCAGTGTGATGGAATAAACTATAATTATCAGGTGAGATAACCAGCATTCACAACTTATGATAAAAGTGACAATTTGACGCAAATAAAGTATCTTTTAGATCAAATTTATAATGTAATTGGGCTTTTAAGGCAAGGATTTGTCacaaaaatgacactgaactcCCCAGTGAAAACCTTACAGAGGGGGAAGTTAACATGTCTGAGTGACGGTGAAATGATGGAGCACAGTAATGTGTAGGTGTGACATTCTGCTCCACCTTGGCAAAGTCATCGAGGTTGATCAGCTCCGTCCGGATGGCAGGCGTCACCAGAATGAGCTCTGTGAGGCTggtaaattataaagaaaaccAAACTTTCAAGATAGATACATGTTGAGGTCTGAATTTTGTTCTTGATTTTCACCAGTCGTGGTGAAGTAATAGAATGAAGAATAGTTCATCATGGTTTGAGCATGAACGTGTAAAGAGCTATGTACTGTATGGCATCATTACATCGTTTATTTGTGTGAGGATGTAGGCAGAAAAGGTCATCATATATTAGGTCACTTCTGGTGTTGCGTGAgcaaataatattaaaagttGGCCAGACAGATGTAAGGAAtacagtttttatgtttttttctgaacatTTAGGCTTAAAGTATTcgtaatatgtttttttattggctGTCATCAGTGTTTTCATCACGTTACTAtcctagtttcatgtgatagcAAGCTAAAAGTTGCTTATAAGCACAAGggacagctgaggctgatgggaatgccagTCATTTTAAGgtaagtattggacaaattacatttttgacctGATGAAAAGTCACAACCAAAGTTCACAAATAGTGTGAATGTCTGTAACAAATTTTATCGAATACTTGAGACATTCACTtctaaacaaaaatgtcaacctgctggtggcgctagaggaaacgtcaggggatcaccaaagtcagtagggttcatcctctggggacaatACATCTGTTAATATGTCAGTTCCAAAGTTCAATCCGTCCAACAgtcgttgagatatttcagtaaaaacaaatacacgttGACTACCGAGTACAAGAAAGTGATCCAGTCATGaggaaacactgattttatttaaacacaaaaatatactgcctgcCTGGCAAATATGCGCCAGATCAGAATTATTTCTCATGTAACAAAtgacataaatacaaaattaaataaatattaaataaaaatggacaGTTGTATTAAGAcatgatgtaaacaaacaaaagacttGCGATAGCGAGACTAACTACAAAACATAAGAATGTGTGATTCTTTGCCCTGAGTGGAATAATCATCCCAAATTTATAAGTAAGTCTCATtgatcataaaaataaatgtagaaaaacaagcagaTTTAAGGATCCAGAGCCGCTGGCAGGATAAAAGGGAGTGCTTGGAAGAAAACGCCCTTAAGCATGAAGAGCATTAAATATTTCAGTCATTCAGTAAATGCAAACCAAGCACTCTCACattgtgtcacattttgcccttacttttttttataattgttttatttactaCATCACATAACTGTTCAacatataacacatttttacataaaGATAAATTATTCGTCTTCTGTTATCATAAAGTacataagtgtttttgtttttttatctcagtCCTTTCTGAGTGGTTTAGAGGGTCCCTTTCAGTCCCGCCACAGATGAAACGCCCC containing:
- the LOC119498708 gene encoding heat shock protein beta-7-like; its protein translation is MEKGRGISSEDSGSPQQTCRDSKFTGHSCPTGKIQLVGDIFQFTVDVSEFSPEDVIITSSNNLIEVHAEKLGADGAVTNTFCHRCKLPSTVDPTSVSMTVESSGALTVRAHRVLL